A genomic segment from Leptospira perdikensis encodes:
- a CDS encoding PP2C family protein-serine/threonine phosphatase has translation MRELAITILSSLLFFLILLFAFIGFQNNTKRLPFYHYPSGLIVNIGEENRAHWGNSVLREDLESFESISDFSGIDSIRLHIKNSQGIVYEEDFKLTTLRKTDVLGVFFSDLFLAFFSLAIAVYFYYSTRDALIFGFFLNFGLIILSNVFVLTFKNSIFLFILTLYLGSFLQYHLIYRLRGKEINSKWLLPQVLISFIMAMIASQEKYDMILIERIVLVAHAITVLFGSINIIANIYEIVRSKPQEEALLKRLVLVFSIFLYVALPISILFFDGYPWLFVQRSLIIVTYLLFILSFFYGTYRYTFVPSLVIFTPSIVTLILVLIILGTYIGTIFILDFIIPIRYLKDRWVFNLIYLFLVTAYLIPLKLRVKELFDYWFFEQNPKLSEGINKITALLSSPLSMRKTILTINRTVKDTVNVSNIIILIPGDQFASTDLRNIDFVRISPQSEIWNYFTSTDRVTVTSHLEYGIGLRETLYNFLKGLHVQLAFPAYDSSSNKKNIQAMILIGEKLDKKYFSIGELKFINEVVKISGMLLENYSLLEDEIQKRKIVRDIQTASIVDNTLRLILPSEVKGIDYGYISKPAVGISGDYLDIIPISQTKMIVLLGDVAGHGLGTGFLVSAIKGIVREQLRNGTSLEGLFREINSFFRARYKGNEFMTLLGGIFDSNENIFKYVNAGHLSLIEMRADGQIKLHSKTQRVLGILETDYHAQELKLLPGTKLFLYSDGITEAFSERDEIFGEETLIEFLHFNAEKTVKEIPTLLETKMTNFRGNREQSDDITFIGLSFTPN, from the coding sequence ATGAGAGAACTTGCAATCACCATCCTATCCTCTCTTTTATTTTTTTTAATCCTTCTCTTTGCCTTTATCGGATTTCAAAATAATACAAAGAGACTTCCCTTCTACCATTATCCTTCTGGTTTGATTGTAAACATCGGAGAAGAAAACAGGGCCCACTGGGGAAATTCAGTTCTTAGAGAAGACTTAGAATCCTTTGAATCCATTTCCGATTTTTCAGGTATCGACTCCATTCGATTACATATCAAAAACTCCCAAGGTATTGTTTATGAGGAAGATTTCAAACTCACTACTCTCCGCAAAACGGATGTTCTAGGTGTATTTTTTTCTGATTTATTTTTAGCTTTTTTTAGTTTAGCAATTGCTGTTTATTTTTATTATTCTACGCGAGATGCTTTGATCTTTGGTTTTTTCCTTAACTTTGGGCTCATCATTCTTTCTAATGTTTTTGTACTTACTTTCAAAAATTCGATCTTTCTTTTTATACTCACTCTCTATTTAGGAAGTTTTTTACAATACCATCTAATATACCGACTTCGTGGAAAAGAAATCAATTCTAAGTGGTTATTACCTCAAGTATTAATTTCATTTATCATGGCTATGATTGCCTCTCAGGAAAAGTATGATATGATTCTCATCGAAAGAATTGTATTAGTTGCCCACGCAATTACGGTTCTATTTGGTTCCATCAATATCATTGCAAATATTTATGAAATTGTTCGCTCCAAACCTCAAGAGGAAGCCCTTCTCAAAAGACTTGTTTTGGTGTTTTCTATTTTTCTTTATGTAGCACTTCCCATCAGTATCCTCTTTTTCGATGGATACCCATGGTTATTCGTGCAGCGGTCACTGATTATCGTAACCTATCTTTTATTTATCTTATCTTTCTTTTACGGAACCTATCGTTACACTTTTGTACCCTCTTTGGTAATTTTTACACCGAGTATCGTAACCTTAATCTTAGTTTTGATTATTTTAGGAACCTATATTGGTACTATTTTTATTTTAGATTTCATTATACCCATTCGTTATCTGAAGGATCGTTGGGTGTTTAATTTAATTTATCTTTTCCTGGTTACTGCGTATCTCATCCCATTGAAATTGCGAGTCAAAGAATTATTTGACTATTGGTTCTTTGAACAAAATCCAAAGTTGAGTGAAGGGATAAACAAAATCACAGCTCTGTTATCTTCACCACTTTCAATGCGAAAAACGATTTTAACCATCAATCGAACTGTAAAAGATACAGTGAATGTTTCGAATATCATAATCTTAATTCCTGGTGATCAGTTTGCCAGCACCGATCTCAGAAATATTGATTTTGTTCGTATCTCACCTCAATCAGAAATTTGGAATTATTTTACAAGTACTGATCGAGTCACTGTCACCTCACATCTCGAATACGGAATTGGACTCAGAGAAACTTTATACAATTTTTTGAAAGGTTTACATGTTCAATTAGCATTTCCTGCTTACGATTCCTCTTCGAACAAAAAAAATATCCAGGCAATGATTCTCATCGGAGAAAAGTTAGATAAAAAATATTTCTCTATTGGAGAATTAAAATTTATCAATGAAGTGGTAAAAATTTCAGGGATGTTACTCGAAAACTATAGTTTGTTAGAAGACGAGATCCAAAAACGTAAAATTGTCAGAGATATCCAAACGGCTTCGATTGTCGACAACACCCTTAGGCTTATTTTACCAAGCGAAGTCAAAGGAATTGATTACGGTTATATTTCTAAACCTGCCGTTGGAATCTCAGGAGATTATTTAGATATCATTCCTATTTCTCAAACAAAAATGATCGTTTTGTTAGGTGACGTTGCAGGACATGGACTTGGAACAGGATTTTTAGTGAGTGCCATCAAAGGAATCGTAAGAGAACAACTTAGAAATGGAACTTCCCTAGAAGGATTATTTCGCGAAATCAATTCGTTTTTCCGAGCAAGATACAAAGGAAACGAGTTTATGACTCTCCTTGGCGGAATTTTTGATTCCAATGAAAATATCTTTAAATACGTCAATGCAGGCCATCTCTCTTTGATTGAGATGCGAGCCGATGGACAAATCAAACTGCATTCCAAAACACAACGTGTACTTGGCATTTTAGAAACTGATTATCATGCCCAAGAATTAAAATTACTTCCAGGAACTAAACTTTTCCTCTACTCGGATGGAATCACAGAAGCCTTCAGTGAACGGGATGAAATTTTTGGGGAAGAA